The following proteins come from a genomic window of Geothrix edaphica:
- a CDS encoding beta-ketoacyl-ACP synthase III, giving the protein MNRRLSAPVGITATGQCFPPKVVTNDDLSKIMETNDEWIRTRTGIRERRWVEPGTGASQLGAPALQMALDNRGIKASELDLILVTTVTPDTLFPATACRIQDMVGASNAFGFDLNAACSGFLYALTTAASLVAAGGVRRVGVVGVDIMSTIINLEDRATSVLFGDGAGAAIVERVEDGLGILDFEHKVDGSGGCFLFMPAGGSLKPATAETVAAKEHYIHQAGSEVFKNAVREMADNSKLLMDRNGFRGDELKLFVPHQANIRIMDAAAKRLELDPARMMVNIDRYANTTTATIPTALHQAVEAKRVEKGDLVVLSAFGAGFTWGSTLLRWAY; this is encoded by the coding sequence TTGAATCGTCGCCTTAGCGCCCCCGTCGGAATCACTGCCACTGGGCAATGTTTTCCCCCCAAGGTGGTCACCAACGACGACCTTTCCAAGATCATGGAGACCAACGACGAGTGGATCCGGACCCGCACGGGCATCCGGGAGCGCCGATGGGTCGAGCCGGGCACCGGCGCCTCCCAGCTCGGGGCGCCCGCCCTGCAGATGGCCTTGGACAACCGGGGCATCAAGGCTTCAGAACTGGATTTGATCCTGGTGACCACCGTGACCCCCGACACCCTGTTCCCGGCCACGGCCTGCCGCATCCAGGACATGGTGGGTGCCAGCAATGCCTTCGGCTTCGATCTGAACGCCGCCTGCTCCGGCTTCCTCTACGCCCTGACGACCGCCGCCAGCCTCGTGGCCGCCGGTGGTGTCCGCCGGGTCGGCGTGGTGGGCGTGGACATCATGTCCACCATCATCAACCTCGAGGACCGGGCCACCTCCGTGCTGTTCGGCGATGGCGCCGGCGCGGCGATCGTGGAGCGGGTGGAGGACGGCCTCGGCATCCTCGACTTCGAGCACAAGGTGGACGGCTCCGGTGGCTGCTTCCTCTTTATGCCCGCCGGCGGCTCGCTGAAGCCCGCCACCGCGGAGACCGTGGCGGCCAAGGAGCACTACATCCACCAGGCCGGCAGCGAGGTGTTCAAGAACGCGGTGCGCGAGATGGCCGACAACAGCAAGCTGCTCATGGACCGCAACGGCTTCCGCGGCGATGAGCTCAAGCTCTTCGTGCCCCACCAGGCCAACATCCGCATCATGGATGCCGCCGCCAAGCGACTGGAGCTGGATCCCGCCCGCATGATGGTGAACATCGACCGCTACGCCAACACCACCACCGCCACCATCCCCACGGCGCTGCACCAGGCGGTGGAGGCGAAGCGCGTGGAGAAGGGCGACCTGGTGGTGCTGTCCGCGTTCGGAGCCGGCTTCACCTGGGGTTCGACGCTCCTCCGCTGGGCCTACTGA
- a CDS encoding RsmD family RNA methyltransferase, with the protein MRIIAGTLKGRRLTAPPPGDLRVRPTSDRAREALFSILQRWPSGPFLDLCAGTGAVGLEAHSRGYGPVTCVEASEPGWSCLIRNANGTGINTMRTDLQRLPGDTFGPQAVVFLDPPYDQAGALWARLAPRLRSWTATGGVLVFETDRHTRLELQDGWTLAETREYGAARFHLWTPA; encoded by the coding sequence ATGCGGATCATCGCCGGGACCCTGAAGGGACGCCGGCTCACGGCGCCTCCCCCGGGGGATCTGCGGGTGCGGCCGACCTCGGACCGGGCCCGGGAGGCCCTGTTCTCCATCCTCCAGCGCTGGCCGTCCGGTCCCTTCCTCGACCTCTGTGCGGGGACCGGGGCGGTCGGGCTCGAAGCCCACTCCCGGGGCTATGGGCCGGTCACCTGCGTGGAGGCCTCCGAGCCCGGTTGGTCCTGCCTGATCCGGAATGCCAACGGCACGGGGATCAATACGATGCGTACGGATCTCCAGCGCCTTCCGGGGGACACGTTCGGCCCTCAGGCTGTGGTGTTCCTCGATCCGCCCTATGATCAGGCCGGAGCCCTTTGGGCCCGCCTGGCACCGCGGTTGCGGTCCTGGACTGCCACCGGGGGGGTTCTGGTGTTCGAGACGGACCGGCATACCCGGCTGGAATTACAGGACGGCTGGACTCTGGCCGAAACACGCGAATATGGTGCAGCCCGATTCCATCTCTGGACCCCGGCCTGA
- a CDS encoding methyl-accepting chemotaxis protein: MDPDILALVLTRLRTGTVLVWLSAFLVGFLLFLFAAPPDFHLSLRGMAVALGLLGLAAGASTLQIQRLGRALAGGPLGPDLYRSLTRFPQTSSLLFFYLGACLSAGTYVWVKLYLGQSTLVSSVTVAVFLVLASLAAISQYFLTKQNLMKVYRFLAAQPGFIESQTRFSTSLRAKFGFGILAMTGGVLMLSILVSGLTLQSSIRTKVTSYARNELANLADSVAFVQEMNTTQEDLDAFMGTLKLGAGGGISLQLPVSKGGGLLGSRLQARGAGDIVVMQALPDGSQLRAVIPEAEYADAIWKALRPSLAILFLAGGFLIYFIQLILRDVQQPLLLLSRNAKRVGEGRIDTLEAVYSDDEVASLAQGFGLMVGSLRGMVVQIRAASRDLAKASSAIRESADGVRQSSHGQRELIESFHEEINELTDTSISISASSMELSLASENTNTTIVQMAASVQQINQSMDELLMVVEGITSAIRDFDVAIKNVGKNVDHLADHAEHTREFAENLEQSTSAIDDNVKIAQRYAKNVIHTVARGMELVARNRDKIQVIDRVVQDFHATTRTLLQLGTDIAKILDYIGDHAQQTNLLALNAAIIASQSGTAGDGQARGFSVVADEIKQLAEQTGRSTQEIQQIIGMLQAEIRKAYQQVELGIDAVRDGAESMGQSEEALQAILESVGGMDRVVESILSETLQQGGQASLIHEANRNIHHQVETIRSVIAEQQQTSNHILSLAMNVQQATSVVRDSTREQSAGSDEIARATEQVRALASSLHEILARQESHVLSLKETMNRVLGKAVESEHAIGASSGAVEQLGVQVHMLNREVNLFKL, translated from the coding sequence GTGGACCCGGACATCCTGGCGTTGGTGCTCACTCGCCTCAGGACGGGCACGGTTCTCGTGTGGCTCTCCGCCTTCCTGGTGGGCTTCCTGTTGTTCCTTTTCGCGGCGCCGCCGGATTTCCACCTCTCCCTGCGGGGGATGGCCGTCGCGCTGGGCCTGCTGGGGCTGGCGGCCGGGGCCTCCACGCTCCAGATCCAGCGCCTGGGCCGGGCCCTGGCCGGCGGGCCCCTCGGGCCGGACCTCTACCGGTCCCTGACCCGCTTCCCGCAGACCTCCTCCCTGCTGTTCTTCTACCTGGGGGCCTGCCTGAGCGCGGGAACCTACGTCTGGGTGAAGCTCTACCTGGGCCAGAGCACCCTGGTGAGCTCGGTCACGGTGGCCGTATTCCTGGTGCTGGCCTCCCTGGCGGCCATCAGCCAGTACTTCCTGACCAAGCAGAACCTGATGAAGGTGTACCGGTTCCTGGCCGCCCAGCCGGGGTTCATCGAATCGCAGACCCGGTTCTCCACCAGCCTGCGGGCCAAGTTCGGCTTCGGCATCCTGGCCATGACCGGCGGCGTGCTGATGCTCTCCATCCTGGTGTCGGGGCTCACCCTCCAGTCCTCCATCCGGACCAAAGTCACGAGCTATGCCCGGAATGAACTCGCCAACCTGGCGGACTCCGTGGCCTTCGTGCAGGAGATGAACACCACCCAGGAGGACCTCGACGCCTTCATGGGAACCCTGAAGCTGGGCGCGGGCGGCGGCATCTCGCTCCAGCTGCCCGTGAGCAAGGGCGGGGGGCTCCTGGGTTCCCGCCTCCAGGCCCGGGGGGCCGGCGACATCGTCGTGATGCAGGCGCTTCCGGATGGCTCCCAGCTGCGGGCGGTGATCCCCGAGGCGGAGTATGCCGACGCCATCTGGAAGGCGCTGCGGCCCAGCCTCGCCATCCTGTTCCTGGCCGGGGGCTTCCTGATCTACTTCATCCAGCTGATCCTGCGCGACGTGCAGCAGCCCCTGCTGCTGCTGAGCCGGAATGCCAAGCGGGTCGGGGAAGGGCGCATCGATACCCTCGAGGCGGTCTACAGCGATGACGAGGTGGCCTCCCTGGCGCAGGGCTTCGGCCTCATGGTGGGGAGCCTGCGTGGAATGGTAGTCCAGATCCGCGCCGCCAGCCGGGACCTGGCCAAGGCCTCCAGCGCCATCCGGGAATCCGCCGACGGCGTCCGCCAGTCCAGTCACGGCCAGCGTGAGCTCATCGAGTCCTTCCACGAGGAGATCAACGAGCTGACGGACACCTCGATCAGCATCAGCGCGAGTTCCATGGAGCTGAGCCTGGCCTCCGAGAACACCAACACGACAATTGTGCAGATGGCCGCCAGCGTGCAGCAGATCAACCAGAGCATGGATGAGCTGCTGATGGTGGTGGAGGGCATCACCTCCGCGATCCGGGACTTCGACGTGGCCATCAAGAACGTGGGCAAGAACGTGGACCACCTGGCCGACCACGCCGAGCACACCCGGGAGTTCGCGGAGAACCTGGAGCAGAGCACCTCTGCCATCGACGACAACGTGAAGATCGCCCAACGCTACGCCAAGAACGTGATCCACACCGTCGCCAGGGGCATGGAGCTGGTGGCCCGGAATCGGGACAAGATCCAGGTGATCGACCGGGTCGTGCAGGATTTCCACGCCACCACCCGCACCCTCCTCCAGCTGGGCACCGACATCGCCAAGATCCTGGACTACATCGGCGATCACGCCCAGCAGACGAACCTGCTGGCCCTGAATGCCGCCATCATCGCCTCGCAGAGCGGGACGGCCGGCGACGGGCAGGCCAGGGGCTTCTCGGTGGTGGCCGACGAGATCAAGCAGCTCGCCGAGCAGACCGGGCGCTCCACCCAGGAGATCCAGCAGATCATCGGGATGCTCCAGGCCGAGATCCGGAAGGCCTATCAGCAGGTGGAACTGGGCATCGACGCGGTGCGGGACGGGGCCGAATCCATGGGGCAGAGCGAAGAGGCTCTCCAGGCGATCCTCGAATCGGTGGGGGGGATGGACCGGGTGGTGGAGAGCATCCTCAGCGAGACCCTCCAGCAGGGCGGCCAGGCCAGCCTCATCCACGAGGCCAACCGCAACATCCACCACCAGGTGGAGACCATCCGCTCGGTCATCGCAGAGCAGCAGCAGACCAGCAACCACATCCTGTCGCTGGCCATGAACGTCCAGCAGGCCACCAGCGTGGTCCGCGACTCCACCCGGGAACAGAGCGCGGGCAGCGACGAGATCGCGCGGGCCACCGAGCAGGTCCGGGCCCTGGCCAGCAGCCTCCACGAGATCCTGGCCCGGCAGGAGAGCCACGTGCTGTCCCTGAAGGAGACCATGAACCGGGTGCTGGGCAAGGCCGTGGAGAGCGAGCATGCCATCGGAGCCTCCAGCGGGGCCGTGGAGCAGCTGGGCGTCCAGGTCCACATGCTCAACCGGGAAGTGAACCTCTTCAAGCTGTGA
- a CDS encoding sensor histidine kinase, with product MYRLSIKTKLSAVISILVLSFIAFNLLYYPRWVEQQIRTQAELSARQVAETASYALGPAVSTGNTRDIAKVLQGVQNIPSFRFSAVYGANGEALDSTPTTPEWATGQVLRDGISHTYTRRESSMLVAVAPVFYEEPRADQVGTLVIGFTTEGTQRAVRENIRASLAVGLVTLVLGIGVAVFLSNRYLRPVIQLTEAAQKVAQGHLETVSVKVYTRDEIQDLGHSFEVMTDKLRVSRDEIERQNRLLEYRVQERTRQLMETIWELEEIRANLEQLVQERTRGLEQSRVELRAWASTLEEKVQEKTQELRELNDSLLTSYQKLKEVDRLKDEFLANVSHELRTPLNSIIGFSGMLMQDPDGRLGEEAKEDLQIIYQNGRSLLGLIDSILDLSKIEAGKMDLELEEVDPVALLDEVKAMATGLVQDRAIQLEYQRPDAPVRVMGDPDRLRQVFTNLVGNAIKFTEGGSVRISAETIEGRFVVRIEDTGIGMTEEDLGRLFKPFQQVDGSISRRFGGTGLGLAISQRFMGLMNGRIRATSKKGEGSVFLVDMPLAPGSAA from the coding sequence ATGTATCGCCTGTCCATCAAGACCAAGCTGAGCGCTGTCATCAGCATCCTGGTCCTCTCGTTCATCGCCTTCAACCTGCTGTATTACCCGCGGTGGGTGGAACAGCAGATCCGCACCCAGGCTGAACTGAGCGCACGCCAGGTTGCCGAGACGGCCAGCTATGCCCTGGGTCCGGCGGTGAGCACGGGCAACACCCGGGACATCGCCAAGGTGCTCCAGGGGGTCCAGAACATCCCCTCCTTCCGTTTCAGCGCTGTCTATGGCGCCAACGGGGAGGCCCTGGACAGCACCCCCACCACCCCGGAGTGGGCCACCGGGCAGGTTCTGCGGGACGGCATCTCGCACACCTACACCCGCCGGGAAAGCAGCATGCTGGTGGCGGTGGCCCCGGTCTTCTACGAGGAGCCCAGGGCCGATCAGGTGGGCACCCTGGTCATCGGTTTCACCACGGAGGGCACGCAGCGGGCCGTCCGCGAGAACATCCGCGCCAGCCTGGCCGTGGGCCTGGTGACCCTCGTGCTGGGCATCGGCGTGGCGGTCTTCCTCTCCAACCGATACCTCCGGCCGGTCATCCAGCTCACGGAGGCCGCCCAGAAGGTGGCCCAGGGCCACCTGGAGACCGTCTCCGTGAAGGTCTACACCCGGGACGAGATCCAGGACCTGGGGCATTCCTTCGAGGTGATGACCGACAAGCTGCGGGTATCCCGGGACGAGATCGAGCGGCAGAACCGCCTGCTGGAGTACCGGGTCCAGGAGCGCACCCGCCAGCTCATGGAGACCATCTGGGAGCTCGAGGAGATCCGGGCCAACCTCGAGCAGCTCGTCCAGGAGCGCACCCGCGGCCTCGAGCAGAGTCGGGTGGAGCTCAGGGCCTGGGCCAGCACCCTGGAGGAAAAGGTCCAGGAGAAGACCCAGGAGCTGCGGGAACTGAACGACAGCCTGCTCACCAGCTACCAGAAGCTGAAGGAGGTGGACCGCCTGAAGGACGAGTTCCTGGCCAACGTGAGCCACGAGCTGCGGACCCCCCTGAATTCCATCATCGGCTTCTCGGGCATGCTCATGCAGGATCCCGACGGGCGCTTGGGGGAGGAGGCGAAGGAGGATCTCCAGATCATCTACCAGAACGGGCGGTCGCTCCTGGGGCTCATCGACTCGATCCTTGACCTCTCGAAGATCGAGGCGGGCAAGATGGACCTGGAGCTCGAGGAGGTCGATCCCGTGGCGCTGCTGGATGAAGTGAAGGCCATGGCCACGGGGCTCGTCCAGGACCGGGCCATCCAGCTCGAATACCAGCGGCCCGACGCTCCGGTCCGGGTCATGGGCGATCCCGACCGGCTCCGGCAGGTCTTCACGAACCTCGTGGGCAACGCCATCAAGTTCACGGAGGGGGGTTCCGTGCGCATCTCCGCCGAAACCATCGAGGGCCGCTTCGTGGTCCGCATCGAGGATACAGGCATCGGCATGACCGAGGAGGACCTGGGCCGCCTGTTCAAGCCGTTCCAGCAGGTGGACGGAAGCATCTCCCGACGCTTCGGCGGCACCGGACTGGGCCTCGCCATCAGCCAGCGGTTCATGGGGCTCATGAACGGGCGCATCCGCGCCACCAGCAAAAAGGGCGAAGGCAGCGTCTTCCTGGTGGACATGCCCCTCGCCCCCGGGAGTGCGGCATGA
- a CDS encoding response regulator produces the protein MSGGAQKILCIEDNAMNWRLVQRLLSQAGFEMHWAEDGLKGYELAVQLKPALILLDINLPGLSGFEVATKLRQNPAMDGVLIVALTAKTMRSDRETALVTGCDGFISKPIDPFLFVGQVESYLGGHRDRLEQGREGAALRQFTHQVVEHLEAQLREAQEGNRKLLEVQAALEQRSHHLSRLLALSKDTIPVRDSEEILSRVLGQLREELGLGHLRAYRLHSSGAYFQGRAWEAEGFVETPVLPREQPLATGVDSLPRGVVLMNTDLRQTAVWEQGIDLGLWDPRAQALLLPLRSRSGEDSLWGFLAADRAGQAFQPFEMELAALYAGILQVSLENAELIAHLDETSRALGTSYEGLESTYVALKDAQRALGAQDRKTALGGLFLQMAQRLQLPVRTLKDESHTLSVYMERTDVGPSEEREVCHQSMESIRQAIAQVDDLVRALLRRAGQVEASAPEWIHLHDLLRQELEILQADGTLVPELPVEVNLQAPRDLIFGVSTDFSELLGHLVSHALGGASSRIQLRSWGGKRHFRLELEDDGGPISPELIERAFEPFSGLRPEDPDPDPGRRPGTGLPSCAQLMTAYGGAVELLPTAQGSILRLNLPMD, from the coding sequence ATGAGCGGCGGAGCCCAGAAGATCCTCTGCATCGAGGACAACGCCATGAACTGGCGGCTGGTCCAGCGCCTCCTGTCGCAGGCCGGGTTCGAGATGCACTGGGCCGAGGATGGCCTCAAGGGCTACGAGCTGGCGGTGCAGTTGAAGCCCGCCCTCATCCTGCTGGACATCAACCTCCCGGGCCTCTCCGGATTCGAGGTGGCCACCAAGCTCCGCCAGAACCCGGCCATGGACGGCGTCCTGATCGTGGCGCTCACTGCCAAGACCATGCGCAGCGACCGGGAGACGGCCCTGGTGACGGGCTGCGACGGCTTCATCTCCAAGCCCATCGATCCCTTCCTGTTCGTGGGCCAGGTGGAATCCTACCTGGGGGGCCACCGGGACCGGCTCGAGCAGGGGCGGGAGGGGGCGGCCCTGCGCCAGTTCACGCACCAGGTGGTCGAACACCTTGAGGCCCAGCTCCGGGAGGCCCAGGAGGGCAACCGGAAGCTCCTGGAGGTCCAGGCCGCGCTTGAGCAACGCAGCCACCATCTCTCAAGGCTGCTGGCCCTCAGCAAGGACACCATCCCGGTCCGGGACTCGGAGGAGATCCTGTCGCGGGTGCTCGGCCAGCTGCGGGAGGAACTGGGGCTCGGCCACCTGAGGGCCTATCGCCTCCACTCGAGCGGGGCCTATTTCCAGGGGCGCGCCTGGGAGGCCGAGGGCTTCGTGGAGACTCCGGTCCTGCCCCGAGAGCAGCCCTTGGCCACTGGCGTGGATTCCCTCCCGAGGGGTGTGGTCCTGATGAACACGGATCTCCGCCAGACCGCGGTCTGGGAGCAGGGGATCGACCTGGGTCTATGGGACCCGAGGGCCCAGGCGCTGCTGCTGCCCCTGCGCAGCCGCTCCGGCGAGGACAGCCTGTGGGGCTTCCTCGCCGCGGATCGCGCCGGGCAGGCCTTCCAGCCCTTCGAGATGGAGCTGGCGGCCCTGTACGCCGGGATCCTGCAGGTGAGCCTGGAGAACGCCGAACTCATCGCCCACCTGGACGAGACCAGCCGCGCCCTCGGCACCAGCTATGAGGGGCTCGAGTCCACCTATGTGGCCCTCAAGGACGCCCAGCGCGCCCTGGGCGCCCAGGATCGGAAGACCGCCCTGGGCGGCCTCTTCCTGCAGATGGCCCAGCGCCTCCAGCTGCCGGTCCGGACCCTGAAGGACGAGAGCCACACCCTGTCCGTCTACATGGAGCGGACCGATGTGGGGCCGTCCGAAGAACGGGAGGTCTGCCACCAGTCCATGGAGTCCATCCGGCAGGCCATCGCCCAAGTGGACGATCTGGTGCGCGCCCTGCTCCGGCGGGCGGGCCAGGTCGAGGCGAGCGCCCCGGAATGGATCCACCTGCATGACCTGCTGCGCCAGGAACTGGAGATCCTCCAGGCCGATGGGACCCTGGTCCCCGAACTTCCGGTGGAGGTCAACCTGCAGGCCCCGCGGGACCTGATCTTCGGCGTCTCGACGGATTTCTCCGAGTTGCTGGGGCACCTCGTCTCCCATGCGCTGGGAGGTGCTTCGAGCAGGATCCAGCTGCGGTCCTGGGGCGGGAAGCGGCATTTCCGGCTGGAGCTGGAGGACGATGGCGGTCCCATCTCCCCGGAGCTCATCGAGCGGGCCTTCGAGCCCTTCTCGGGGTTGCGGCCTGAGGATCCGGACCCGGATCCAGGCCGGCGACCGGGCACGGGGCTGCCGTCCTGCGCCCAGCTCATGACCGCCTATGGAGGCGCCGTCGAGCTCCTGCCCACCGCCCAGGGGTCCATCCTCCGGCTCAACCTTCCGATGGACTGA
- a CDS encoding CoA transferase subunit A, with protein MIDKRISTALEAVKDIPDGAHLAVGGFGLCGIPEHLIAALAQTGAKGLTCYSNNAGVDDFGLGILLRNHQIHKMVSSYVGENAEFARQFLSGELEVELVPQGTLAERMRAGGAGIPAFFTPTGAGTKVAEGKEIRRFNGRECVLEAGIFADFALVKAWKADRLGNLVFRKTARNFNPMAATCGKVCIAEVEEIVEVGELDPDAIHTPGIFVHRLVLGTAYEKRIEKVVTRISPSEG; from the coding sequence ATGATCGACAAGCGCATCAGCACCGCCCTGGAAGCCGTGAAGGACATCCCCGACGGGGCCCACCTGGCCGTGGGGGGCTTCGGCCTCTGCGGCATCCCGGAGCACCTCATCGCGGCTCTGGCCCAAACCGGGGCGAAGGGCCTGACCTGCTACTCCAACAATGCCGGGGTGGATGACTTCGGGCTGGGCATCCTCCTCAGGAACCACCAGATCCACAAGATGGTCAGCAGCTACGTGGGGGAAAACGCCGAGTTCGCCCGGCAGTTCCTCAGCGGCGAGCTGGAGGTCGAGCTGGTGCCACAGGGCACGCTGGCCGAGCGCATGCGGGCCGGCGGCGCGGGTATCCCGGCCTTCTTCACGCCCACCGGGGCAGGCACGAAGGTGGCTGAAGGCAAGGAGATCCGCAGGTTCAACGGCCGGGAATGCGTGCTGGAGGCGGGCATCTTCGCGGATTTCGCCCTGGTGAAGGCCTGGAAGGCCGATCGCCTCGGCAACCTCGTGTTCCGCAAGACCGCCCGGAACTTCAACCCCATGGCCGCCACCTGCGGAAAGGTCTGCATCGCGGAGGTCGAGGAGATCGTCGAGGTCGGGGAACTCGATCCCGACGCCATCCACACACCGGGCATCTTCGTCCATCGGTTGGTGCTGGGAACGGCCTATGAGAAGCGCATCGAGAAGGTGGTGACCCGGATCAGTCCATCGGAAGGTTGA
- a CDS encoding TolB family protein, which yields MKRLMLACLCPLALWAQPAPPAPEARPVPGDELRDSREVHLRHVKKLTGTGSNAEAYWSDDGQRIVFQSTRDGYPCDQLYTMNADGTDQKRVSTGKGRVTCGWFLPGGRGILYASTHGAAPDCPPAPPFTPGKYQWPVFQGFDLYIVPASGGEPRPFLPSPGYDAEATIAPNGKWLVFTSERGGDVDLWRADLDGRNLLRLTDGVGYDGGGVFSPDSKLIAWRTNYPKGEAATAKYRELLRQHLVEPMEMDIWVMNADGTGKRQVTKLPGAAFAPIFTPDGKGLVFATNHHDNQGRGRSFDLFRVNLDGTGLERITWTGLFNSFPHFSPDGRKLLWVSGRNPRGPRQFDVCVAEWIQ from the coding sequence ATGAAACGACTGATGCTTGCCTGCCTCTGTCCGCTGGCCCTGTGGGCCCAGCCGGCCCCTCCCGCGCCGGAGGCCCGGCCCGTGCCCGGGGATGAGCTGAGGGACAGCCGGGAGGTCCACCTCCGGCACGTGAAGAAGCTCACGGGGACCGGCTCCAATGCCGAGGCCTATTGGTCGGACGACGGGCAGCGGATCGTCTTCCAGAGCACCCGGGACGGCTACCCCTGCGACCAGCTCTACACCATGAATGCGGATGGCACGGACCAGAAGCGCGTGAGCACGGGGAAGGGCCGGGTCACCTGCGGCTGGTTCCTGCCGGGGGGGCGGGGGATCCTCTACGCCAGCACCCACGGCGCCGCGCCGGACTGCCCGCCGGCCCCTCCCTTCACGCCCGGCAAGTACCAGTGGCCGGTCTTCCAGGGCTTCGACCTCTACATCGTCCCCGCCTCCGGCGGCGAGCCCCGGCCCTTCCTGCCCTCGCCAGGCTACGACGCGGAGGCCACGATCGCACCCAACGGCAAGTGGCTGGTGTTCACCAGCGAGCGGGGCGGTGACGTGGACCTCTGGCGGGCGGATCTCGACGGGCGGAACCTGCTGCGCCTGACGGACGGGGTGGGCTATGACGGAGGCGGCGTGTTCAGCCCCGATTCGAAGCTCATCGCCTGGCGCACGAACTACCCCAAGGGCGAGGCCGCCACGGCGAAGTACCGGGAGCTGCTGAGGCAGCACCTGGTCGAGCCCATGGAGATGGACATCTGGGTGATGAACGCGGACGGCACAGGGAAACGCCAGGTCACGAAGCTGCCGGGCGCGGCCTTCGCCCCCATCTTCACCCCGGACGGCAAGGGCCTTGTCTTCGCCACGAACCATCACGACAACCAGGGCAGGGGGCGGAGCTTCGATCTGTTCCGGGTCAACCTAGACGGCACCGGGCTCGAGCGAATCACCTGGACCGGCCTCTTCAACTCCTTCCCCCATTTCAGCCCCGACGGGAGGAAGCTGCTCTGGGTGAGCGGCCGGAACCCGCGGGGTCCCCGCCAGTTCGATGTGTGTGTGGCGGAGTGGATTCAATGA
- a CDS encoding D-glycero-alpha-D-manno-heptose-1,7-bisphosphate 7-phosphatase: MRPAVFLDRDGTLNEEVDYLSDPERLVMIPGAAAAVARLNARGIPVVVVSNQSGIGRGKYGWQDFAAVMSRMGTLLALENAHIDAVYASPHHEKGQGDYCVADHPDRKPNPGMLIRAAAEHELDLAKSWMVGDKAIDLDAGRRAGCRVALVRTGYGAEVDGSTADLVAADLPEAVDGILAQWP; encoded by the coding sequence ATGAGGCCCGCGGTCTTCCTCGATCGCGACGGAACCCTCAACGAAGAGGTGGACTACCTCAGCGACCCGGAGCGCCTGGTGATGATCCCCGGGGCCGCGGCCGCCGTGGCCCGCCTCAACGCCCGGGGCATCCCCGTGGTGGTGGTCTCCAACCAGAGCGGCATCGGCCGGGGCAAGTATGGGTGGCAGGATTTCGCCGCTGTCATGAGCCGCATGGGGACGCTGTTGGCCCTGGAGAACGCCCACATCGACGCGGTCTATGCCTCGCCCCATCACGAGAAGGGGCAGGGTGACTACTGCGTGGCAGACCACCCCGACCGCAAGCCGAATCCCGGCATGCTGATCAGGGCTGCGGCGGAGCACGAGCTCGATCTGGCGAAGTCCTGGATGGTGGGGGACAAGGCCATCGATCTGGACGCCGGCCGGCGCGCAGGGTGCCGGGTGGCCCTGGTCCGCACGGGCTACGGGGCCGAGGTGGATGGCTCCACCGCCGATCTGGTGGCCGCGGACCTACCCGAGGCCGTGGACGGCATCCTGGCCCAGTGGCCATGA
- the sfsA gene encoding DNA/RNA nuclease SfsA, with translation MILVEKAGLVPGTLIQRYKRFLADVRLADGSVVTAHTTNTGSMKTCWEPGDRVLLEPAANPDRKLKFTWLAVERPGGWVGVETGMPNRVVAEAARRDALPGLPGLRAVRTEVRYGAENSRIDVLALDAKGRQVFIEVKNTTLKDGPWGLFPDAVTERGTKHLRELQAMVREGHRAAIVLFVHRTDVDRFDAAREIDPAYAAELDRAAETGVAVLPLAVRLVTSREPSGLWSLGWELPGLLPWVPRR, from the coding sequence ATGATCCTGGTCGAGAAGGCCGGCCTGGTCCCGGGCACCCTGATCCAGCGATACAAGCGGTTCCTGGCGGACGTGCGGCTGGCCGATGGCTCGGTGGTCACCGCCCACACCACCAACACCGGTTCCATGAAGACCTGCTGGGAGCCCGGCGACCGTGTGCTGCTGGAGCCTGCGGCCAACCCGGACCGCAAGCTGAAGTTCACCTGGCTGGCCGTGGAGCGGCCCGGCGGCTGGGTGGGCGTGGAGACGGGCATGCCGAACCGCGTGGTGGCCGAAGCGGCCCGGCGGGATGCGCTGCCGGGGCTGCCCGGTCTGCGCGCCGTGCGGACCGAAGTGAGATACGGGGCCGAGAACAGCCGCATCGACGTGCTGGCGTTGGACGCCAAAGGCCGCCAGGTGTTCATCGAGGTGAAGAACACCACACTGAAGGACGGCCCCTGGGGCCTGTTCCCGGATGCGGTCACCGAGCGCGGGACCAAGCACCTGCGGGAGCTCCAGGCCATGGTGCGCGAGGGCCACCGGGCGGCCATCGTCCTGTTCGTGCACCGGACCGACGTGGATCGCTTCGACGCGGCCCGGGAGATCGATCCGGCCTATGCGGCCGAGCTGGACCGTGCCGCGGAGACCGGCGTGGCTGTCCTGCCCCTGGCTGTGCGGCTTGTCACAAGCAGGGAACCAAGCGGTCTGTGGAGCCTGGGCTGGGAATTGCCGGGCCTTCTGCCTTGGGTTCCCCGGCGATAG